One segment of Streptomyces sp. TG1A-8 DNA contains the following:
- a CDS encoding cytochrome P450 yields the protein MPELTELTEGTDTTGPEIPAAPVPFPQDRTCPYHPPTGYDPLRDGRALSRVTLFDGREVWLVTGHATARALLADSRLSSDRSRHDFPVPSPRFLAGRGRRVGLLGVDDPEHRAQRRTVVPSFTLKRATGMRPQIQRTVDGLLDAMIEKGPPADLVSAFALPVPSMVICGLLGVPYEDHEFFEEQSRTLLRGPTAADTAQARDRLEAYLGALVDRKAQQRTPGDGVLDDLVHHQLRDGTLDRAELVSMAVILLVAGHETTANMISLGTYTLLQHPDRLAELRTDPALLPAAVEELMRMLSIAEGLQRIALEDIEVAGVTIRAGDGVLFATSVINRDPAVYDDPDALDWHRSARHHVAFGFGIHQCLGQNLARAELEIALGSLFERLPGLRLAAPARDIPFKPGDTIQGMLELPVTW from the coding sequence ATGCCGGAACTGACGGAACTGACGGAAGGCACGGACACCACCGGCCCCGAGATCCCGGCCGCGCCAGTCCCCTTCCCACAGGACCGCACCTGCCCCTACCACCCGCCCACCGGATACGACCCGCTGCGCGACGGGCGAGCCCTGTCCCGCGTCACCCTCTTCGACGGCCGCGAGGTCTGGCTGGTCACCGGGCACGCCACCGCCCGCGCACTGCTGGCCGACAGCCGGCTGTCCTCCGACCGGAGCCGCCACGACTTCCCCGTGCCCAGCCCCCGCTTCCTGGCCGGCCGCGGCCGCCGGGTCGGGCTCCTCGGTGTCGACGACCCCGAACACCGCGCCCAGCGGCGGACGGTCGTGCCGTCGTTCACCCTCAAACGGGCGACCGGGATGCGGCCGCAGATCCAGCGGACCGTCGACGGGCTGCTGGACGCGATGATCGAGAAGGGGCCGCCCGCCGACCTGGTCTCCGCGTTCGCCCTGCCCGTGCCGTCCATGGTGATCTGCGGGCTGCTCGGAGTGCCGTACGAGGACCACGAGTTCTTCGAGGAGCAGTCCCGCACGCTGCTGCGCGGTCCCACGGCCGCCGACACCGCACAGGCGCGCGACCGCCTGGAGGCCTACCTCGGCGCGCTGGTCGACCGCAAGGCGCAGCAGCGCACGCCCGGCGACGGCGTCCTGGACGACCTGGTCCACCACCAGCTCCGCGACGGCACGCTCGACCGCGCCGAACTCGTCTCGATGGCCGTCATCCTGCTGGTCGCCGGCCACGAGACGACCGCCAACATGATCTCCCTCGGCACCTACACCCTGCTCCAGCACCCCGACCGGCTCGCGGAGTTGCGCACCGATCCGGCGCTGCTGCCCGCGGCCGTCGAGGAGCTGATGCGGATGCTGTCGATCGCGGAGGGACTGCAGCGCATCGCCCTGGAGGACATCGAGGTCGCCGGCGTCACGATCCGTGCCGGGGACGGAGTCCTCTTCGCCACCTCGGTGATCAACCGCGACCCGGCGGTGTACGACGACCCCGACGCCCTCGACTGGCACCGCTCCGCCCGGCACCACGTGGCGTTCGGCTTCGGCATCCACCAGTGCCTGGGCCAGAACCTCGCCCGCGCGGAACTGGAGATCGCCCTCGGCAGCCTCTTCGAGCGGCTGCCCGGCCTCCGGCTCGCCGCACCCGCGCGGGACATCCCCTTCAAGCCCGGCGACACCATCCAGGGGATGCTGGAACTCCCCGTGACCTGGTAA
- a CDS encoding nuclear transport factor 2 family protein: protein MYVDCTTPTRSVVEELLRRIGQGDPARIAELYAERGDWRLSWPQDEHGRADTPWIRHRRTRADAAAHYRALAAHHVPEEADTAVERILVDGEDAVVLGVVRQTAAPTGRSYAARFALHLTVRDGLVVRHHVYEDSLAVARAFAPDTP, encoded by the coding sequence GTGTACGTCGACTGCACCACCCCGACCCGTTCCGTCGTGGAGGAACTGCTGCGCCGGATCGGCCAGGGCGATCCGGCGCGGATCGCCGAGCTCTACGCGGAGCGCGGCGACTGGCGGCTGAGCTGGCCGCAGGACGAGCACGGCCGCGCCGACACCCCGTGGATCCGGCACCGCCGCACCCGCGCCGACGCCGCCGCGCACTACCGGGCACTGGCCGCCCACCACGTCCCGGAGGAAGCGGACACCGCGGTCGAACGCATCCTGGTCGACGGCGAGGACGCGGTCGTCCTCGGCGTCGTCCGGCAGACGGCCGCGCCGACCGGCCGCTCCTACGCGGCCCGGTTCGCCCTGCACCTCACGGTCCGCGACGGCCTGGTCGTACGCCACCACGTGTACGAGGACAGCCTCGCCGTGGCCCGGGCCTTCGCGCCGGACACCCCGTGA
- a CDS encoding nitroreductase family deazaflavin-dependent oxidoreductase, with translation MPLEGEYEPSPTQWVREQVELYERSGGTEGTTLRDTGLPVILLTTRGARSGKLRKTPLMRVEHEGRYAAVASLGGAPKHPVWYFNVLADPHVELQDGPVKRDMTAREVTGAEKAEWWERAVAAFPPYAEYQEKTSREIPVFVLEPRDGD, from the coding sequence ATGCCGCTTGAGGGCGAGTACGAGCCCAGCCCGACCCAGTGGGTGCGCGAGCAGGTCGAGTTGTACGAGAGGTCCGGCGGGACCGAGGGCACGACGTTGCGGGACACCGGGCTGCCGGTCATCCTCCTGACCACCCGCGGCGCCCGCAGCGGCAAGCTGCGCAAGACCCCGCTGATGCGGGTCGAGCACGAGGGCAGGTACGCCGCGGTGGCCTCGCTCGGGGGCGCGCCCAAGCACCCGGTGTGGTACTTCAACGTCCTGGCCGACCCGCACGTCGAGCTGCAGGACGGGCCGGTGAAGCGGGACATGACGGCCCGTGAGGTCACCGGGGCGGAGAAGGCCGAGTGGTGGGAGCGTGCCGTGGCCGCGTTCCCGCCGTACGCGGAGTACCAGGAGAAGACCTCCCGGGAGATCCCGGTGTTCGTCCTGGAACCCCGCGACGGGGACTGA
- a CDS encoding cation diffusion facilitator family transporter produces MSGTSSERERAARTAEDRTGEASTSAPPVGGHDTGRTNTATREPTTEPTAGARDRTADGAPRTSPKGAVPHDPDPRAPGAAPAERAASRPEDSQADRHTRVTVLVALAANLVIAVAKAVGGVLAGSPALLSEAAHSVADSLNEVFLLAALRRSRRPADRRHPFGYGKERFFWSLLAAVGIFVMGGCFSFYQGVEALRSGADEEFSGYVVGLAVLGVALVAEALSLLRALHQVRRQGGGLSGLRDPALRTVVAEDGTAVLGVTLALIGMALHLVTGQVVWEASASLAIGLLLVYVAYRLGRDARDQLIGEAADPELSGRIQALLEAQPEIDSVEALFTMQMGLDSTMVAARIDLVPGLDSERVEEVAVRIKRSLAHMFPATDQIFLDITDRPAGEAGRNPAATGERGGA; encoded by the coding sequence GTGAGCGGTACATCCTCGGAACGGGAGAGGGCCGCACGGACGGCCGAGGACAGGACCGGAGAGGCGAGCACGTCTGCGCCGCCGGTCGGCGGACACGACACCGGGAGGACGAACACGGCCACGCGCGAACCGACCACCGAACCGACCGCCGGGGCACGGGACCGGACCGCCGACGGCGCTCCCCGGACGTCGCCGAAGGGCGCCGTCCCGCACGATCCGGACCCGCGGGCACCCGGCGCCGCCCCGGCGGAGCGTGCCGCGAGCCGGCCGGAGGACTCCCAGGCCGACCGGCACACCCGCGTCACCGTGCTCGTCGCCCTCGCCGCGAACCTGGTGATCGCCGTGGCCAAGGCCGTCGGCGGCGTGCTCGCGGGCTCGCCCGCACTGCTGTCGGAGGCCGCGCACTCGGTCGCCGACAGCCTCAACGAGGTCTTCCTGCTGGCCGCCCTGCGCCGCAGCCGCCGCCCCGCCGACCGGCGGCACCCCTTCGGCTACGGCAAGGAACGGTTCTTCTGGTCCCTCCTCGCGGCCGTCGGGATCTTCGTCATGGGCGGCTGCTTCTCCTTCTACCAGGGCGTCGAGGCCCTGCGCAGCGGCGCCGACGAGGAGTTCAGCGGCTACGTGGTGGGCCTGGCGGTGCTGGGCGTGGCACTGGTCGCCGAAGCCCTGTCGCTGCTGCGGGCGCTGCACCAGGTGCGCCGGCAGGGCGGCGGCCTCAGCGGACTGCGCGACCCCGCGCTGCGCACGGTGGTCGCCGAGGACGGCACGGCGGTGCTCGGCGTCACCCTGGCCCTCATCGGCATGGCCCTGCACCTGGTGACCGGACAGGTCGTGTGGGAGGCCTCCGCCTCGCTGGCGATCGGCCTGCTGCTGGTGTACGTCGCCTACCGGCTCGGCCGTGACGCCCGCGACCAGCTCATCGGGGAGGCCGCCGACCCCGAGCTGAGCGGCCGGATCCAGGCGCTGCTGGAGGCCCAGCCGGAGATCGACAGCGTGGAGGCGCTGTTCACCATGCAGATGGGCCTCGACTCCACGATGGTGGCCGCCCGCATCGACCTCGTCCCCGGCCTGGACAGCGAGCGCGTCGAGGAGGTCGCCGTACGCATCAAGCGCTCGCTCGCCCACATGTTTCCGGCCACCGACCAGATCTTCCTCGACATCACCGACCGGCCGGCGGGCGAGGCAGGAAGAAACCCCGCCGCTACGGGGGAGCGCGGCGGGGCCTGA
- a CDS encoding DUF4235 domain-containing protein — protein sequence MAKNKSKRKQALPLAYKPVGFVLSWAGGALAGMAFRKAWKIVRHEEDAPDALDPDRGWGEILLAAAVQGAIFAVVRSAVDRTGAKAIARSTGVWPTTDKGGRD from the coding sequence ATGGCGAAGAACAAGAGCAAGAGGAAACAGGCGCTGCCCCTGGCGTACAAGCCGGTCGGTTTCGTGCTCAGCTGGGCGGGCGGCGCGCTGGCGGGAATGGCCTTCCGCAAGGCGTGGAAGATCGTGCGGCACGAGGAGGACGCCCCCGACGCGCTGGACCCGGACCGCGGCTGGGGCGAGATCCTGCTGGCCGCGGCGGTCCAGGGCGCCATCTTCGCGGTGGTGCGCAGCGCCGTGGACCGCACCGGGGCGAAGGCCATCGCCCGGTCCACCGGTGTGTGGCCGACCACCGACAAGGGCGGCCGGGACTGA
- a CDS encoding VOC family protein: protein MPLVTAGVVVLDCVEPEKLAQFYKELLEGRQTEASANLVEVRGADGIRIACRRDTAATPPSWPRPENSLQAHLDFLVEDLDEAERRVVALGGRPLQTRDAHGPYEERGYADPAGHSFTLRLVQPTAPKQG from the coding sequence ATGCCCCTCGTCACCGCGGGCGTCGTGGTGCTGGACTGCGTCGAGCCCGAGAAACTCGCCCAGTTCTACAAGGAGTTGCTGGAAGGCCGGCAGACCGAGGCGTCCGCCAACCTCGTGGAGGTCAGGGGTGCCGACGGCATCCGGATCGCCTGCCGCCGGGACACGGCCGCGACCCCCCCGAGCTGGCCGCGCCCCGAGAACTCCCTGCAGGCGCACCTGGACTTCCTGGTCGAGGACCTGGACGAGGCCGAACGCCGGGTGGTGGCGCTCGGCGGCCGGCCGCTGCAGACGCGGGACGCCCACGGCCCCTACGAGGAGCGCGGCTACGCCGACCCGGCCGGCCACTCCTTCACCCTGCGCCTGGTCCAGCCCACGGCCCCGAAGCAGGGCTGA
- a CDS encoding DUF1304 domain-containing protein, translated as MEIAAKMLVGLVAVLHVYFLVLEMFLWQRAPGRGLHGLDPGTARATAPLAANQGLYNGFLAAGLVWGLAAAGPTGFGARVFFLVCVVVAGVFGAVTANRRILFAQALPGALALAAVLVAR; from the coding sequence GTGGAGATCGCGGCGAAGATGCTGGTCGGCCTGGTGGCCGTGCTGCACGTGTACTTCCTGGTGCTGGAGATGTTCCTGTGGCAGCGCGCTCCGGGGCGCGGACTGCACGGCCTGGATCCCGGGACGGCCCGGGCGACCGCACCGCTGGCCGCCAACCAGGGCCTGTACAACGGCTTCCTGGCGGCGGGCCTGGTGTGGGGGCTGGCGGCGGCCGGACCGACCGGATTCGGGGCGCGGGTGTTCTTCCTGGTGTGCGTGGTGGTGGCGGGTGTGTTCGGCGCCGTCACGGCCAACCGGCGCATCCTGTTCGCCCAGGCTCTGCCCGGAGCGCTCGCACTGGCCGCGGTGCTCGTCGCCCGATGA
- a CDS encoding TetR/AcrR family transcriptional regulator — protein MTRAPQEDPRAARTRARLRAALLDECAERPLAEVGVAALVRRAGVGRATFYVHYDDLEALAVDACADVVRQAVDALHAWRGRPDPVNAPSALREFFLGLTPHAGLYRSLLAPGGGGPLGRVLHRDLRARSLAERELAGAADAPLVASAVAATFAGVLADWLHGLLRATPREAADQVWQLLVALHRSR, from the coding sequence ATGACCCGGGCGCCCCAGGAGGACCCGCGGGCGGCGCGCACCCGTGCCCGGTTGCGCGCCGCCCTGCTCGACGAGTGCGCCGAGCGCCCGCTGGCGGAGGTGGGCGTGGCCGCCCTGGTGCGCCGGGCCGGGGTGGGCCGGGCCACGTTCTACGTGCACTACGACGACCTGGAGGCGCTGGCGGTCGACGCGTGCGCGGACGTCGTACGGCAGGCGGTGGACGCGCTGCACGCCTGGCGGGGGCGGCCCGACCCGGTCAACGCCCCGTCCGCGCTGCGGGAGTTCTTCCTGGGCCTCACCCCGCACGCGGGCCTGTACCGCTCGCTGCTCGCGCCGGGCGGCGGCGGCCCGCTGGGCCGGGTGCTGCACCGGGACCTGCGGGCGCGCAGCCTGGCCGAGCGCGAACTGGCGGGTGCGGCGGACGCCCCGCTGGTCGCCTCGGCCGTGGCCGCGACCTTCGCGGGGGTCCTCGCCGACTGGCTGCACGGACTGCTTCGGGCGACGCCGCGGGAAGCGGCGGACCAGGTCTGGCAGTTGCTCGTCGCGCTGCACCGCAGCCGGTGA
- a CDS encoding anti-sigma factor antagonist (This anti-anti-sigma factor, or anti-sigma factor antagonist, belongs to a family that includes characterized members SpoIIAA, RsbV, RsfA, and RsfB.), whose translation MGQGPAPSDRHLRVHEYRGHTVLEFRGEIDIAAAAEVQPALDRITDRPGLRAVIDLRRVEFFDCSGVRLIHRARGRVLERGGRLHLVCAHPLTLRVFRVTGLTRLLTPEPTLDAALTRSEAASGLP comes from the coding sequence ATGGGACAGGGACCCGCACCGTCCGACCGGCACCTTCGGGTGCACGAGTACCGCGGCCACACGGTGCTGGAGTTCCGCGGCGAGATCGACATCGCCGCGGCGGCCGAGGTCCAGCCCGCGCTGGACCGGATCACCGACCGGCCGGGCCTGCGCGCGGTCATCGACCTGCGGCGGGTCGAGTTCTTCGACTGCTCCGGAGTGCGCCTCATCCACCGGGCCCGCGGCCGGGTGCTGGAGCGGGGCGGGCGGTTGCACCTGGTGTGCGCCCATCCGCTGACCCTGCGCGTCTTCCGGGTCACCGGGCTGACCCGGCTGCTGACCCCCGAGCCCACGCTGGATGCGGCCCTCACCCGGTCGGAGGCCGCGTCCGGCTTGCCGTGA
- a CDS encoding DUF4230 domain-containing protein, which produces MTTSVRRPPRHVPGWAKVIAALVVVLMVLFAGIRLAVLPGVKDLFGTETHDRSGPALLKSIQEMSRYDAASGNFQVVVDLEKDARFLPDAIRGTRTLYVGAGTVDAYVDLGRIGRDDVRVDGDRTSATLRLPHARLGRPALDPDHSYAVSKQRGLLDRLGDVFSDNPNSEQAVQKLAVRHIGQAARSSGLTTRAETNTTGMLRGLLRSLGFKEVHVSYGS; this is translated from the coding sequence ATGACGACTTCGGTCAGGCGCCCGCCCCGGCACGTGCCCGGCTGGGCCAAGGTGATCGCCGCGTTGGTGGTGGTGCTCATGGTGCTGTTCGCGGGGATCCGGCTGGCCGTGCTCCCGGGCGTCAAGGACCTGTTCGGCACCGAGACCCACGACCGCTCCGGGCCCGCACTCCTGAAGTCCATCCAGGAAATGAGCCGTTACGACGCCGCGTCCGGCAACTTCCAGGTCGTCGTGGACCTGGAGAAGGACGCCAGGTTCCTGCCGGACGCGATCCGCGGCACCCGCACCCTCTACGTCGGCGCGGGCACCGTGGACGCCTACGTCGACCTCGGCCGGATCGGCCGCGACGACGTGCGGGTCGACGGTGACCGCACGTCGGCCACCCTCCGGCTGCCGCACGCGCGCCTCGGCCGGCCGGCCCTGGACCCCGACCACTCCTACGCCGTGTCCAAGCAGCGCGGTCTGCTGGACCGGCTCGGCGACGTGTTCTCGGACAACCCGAACAGCGAGCAGGCGGTGCAGAAGCTCGCGGTGCGGCACATCGGCCAGGCCGCGCGGAGCAGCGGACTGACCACGCGGGCCGAGACGAACACCACCGGCATGCTCCGGGGGCTGCTGCGCTCCCTCGGCTTCAAGGAGGTGCACGTCTCCTACGGGTCCTGA
- a CDS encoding VanZ family protein, with protein sequence MDRTALRLPAALRAPRKRQPAGEPPLEREHHVLALPWRVLAMLCAFVFMVAFAVVLARITLQPSPASVSLTHSNLHPGRSLRAYVDHAPVRDAVKQIGGNVLLGVPFGVLVPVLAPRARRVLRVLLLTALVMLMVEMAQGALVTGRAFDIDDVILNTTGALIGWLLLGRRLGRAVHARVRRPAAE encoded by the coding sequence ATGGACCGGACCGCCCTACGCCTGCCCGCGGCGCTGCGTGCCCCGAGGAAGCGGCAGCCCGCCGGGGAACCGCCCCTGGAGCGGGAACACCACGTGCTCGCGCTGCCGTGGCGGGTGCTGGCGATGCTGTGCGCCTTCGTCTTCATGGTGGCCTTCGCCGTCGTCCTCGCCCGGATCACCCTGCAGCCGTCCCCGGCGTCGGTGTCCCTGACCCACAGCAACCTGCACCCCGGACGCTCCCTGCGGGCCTACGTGGACCACGCCCCGGTGCGCGACGCGGTCAAGCAGATCGGCGGCAACGTGCTGCTCGGCGTCCCGTTCGGCGTCCTGGTGCCGGTGCTCGCCCCGCGCGCCCGGCGCGTGCTGCGGGTGCTGCTGCTCACGGCCCTCGTGATGCTGATGGTCGAGATGGCGCAGGGCGCGCTGGTCACCGGGCGGGCCTTCGACATCGACGACGTCATCCTCAACACCACCGGGGCGCTGATCGGCTGGCTGCTCCTGGGACGGCGGCTCGGACGGGCCGTGCACGCGCGCGTACGGCGGCCGGCAGCTGAGTGA
- a CDS encoding family 16 glycosylhydrolase, translating into MLRRCLFAALSAALVGSVAVGPAQAHTATPAVATATTFSDTFDGPAGSAVDSSKWTTETGDNVNNHERQYYTSGTKNAALDGQGHLVITARKENPAGYQCWYGSCQYTSARLNTSGKFAAQYGHVEARMKIPRGQGMWPAFWMLGNDIGQVGWPNSGEIDVMENVGFEPSTVHGTIHGPGYSGSAGIGAPYTLPNGQVFADAFHTFAVDWAPDSITWSVDGTVYQRRTPADVGGNTWAFNKPFFLILNLAVGGYWPGDPDASTAFPAQLVVDSVSVTTSSTAAGVPITGLAGKCVDVASASSANGTPVQLYDCNGSAAQQWTVGSDGTIRALGKCLDVTGNGTADGSTVQLWDCTGGPNQKWAVSAAHDIVNPQANKCLDVPSANSANGTRLQIWTCNGTAAQKWTVG; encoded by the coding sequence CTGCTCCGCAGATGTCTGTTCGCCGCCCTGTCGGCCGCGCTGGTCGGTTCGGTCGCCGTCGGCCCGGCCCAGGCGCACACCGCCACCCCGGCCGTCGCCACCGCCACCACCTTCTCGGACACCTTCGACGGTCCCGCGGGTTCCGCGGTCGACTCCTCGAAGTGGACGACGGAGACCGGCGACAACGTCAACAACCACGAGCGGCAGTACTACACCTCGGGCACGAAGAACGCGGCCCTGGACGGCCAGGGCCACCTGGTGATCACGGCCCGCAAGGAGAACCCGGCCGGTTACCAGTGCTGGTACGGCAGCTGCCAGTACACCTCGGCCCGGCTGAACACCTCCGGCAAGTTCGCCGCCCAGTACGGCCACGTCGAGGCCCGGATGAAGATCCCGCGCGGCCAGGGCATGTGGCCCGCCTTCTGGATGCTCGGCAACGACATCGGCCAGGTCGGCTGGCCGAACTCGGGCGAGATCGACGTGATGGAGAACGTCGGCTTCGAACCCTCGACCGTGCACGGCACCATCCACGGACCGGGCTACTCCGGCTCGGCCGGCATCGGCGCGCCCTACACCCTGCCCAACGGCCAGGTCTTCGCGGACGCCTTCCACACCTTCGCCGTCGACTGGGCCCCCGACTCCATCACCTGGTCGGTGGACGGCACGGTCTACCAGCGGCGCACGCCCGCGGACGTGGGCGGCAACACCTGGGCGTTCAACAAGCCGTTCTTCCTGATCCTGAACCTCGCGGTCGGCGGCTACTGGCCGGGCGACCCGGACGCCTCCACGGCCTTCCCGGCGCAGCTGGTGGTGGACTCCGTGTCGGTGACCACGAGCAGCACCGCGGCCGGCGTCCCGATCACGGGCCTGGCGGGCAAGTGCGTGGACGTGGCCTCGGCCAGCTCGGCCAACGGCACGCCGGTCCAGCTCTACGACTGCAACGGCAGCGCCGCCCAGCAGTGGACGGTCGGCTCCGACGGCACGATCCGGGCGCTCGGCAAGTGCCTGGACGTCACCGGCAACGGCACCGCGGACGGCTCGACCGTCCAGCTGTGGGACTGCACGGGCGGCCCCAACCAGAAGTGGGCCGTCTCGGCCGCGCACGACATCGTCAACCCGCAGGCGAACAAGTGCCTCGACGTGCCCTCGGCCAACTCGGCCAACGGCACCCGGCTGCAGATCTGGACGTGCAACGGCACCGCGGCCCAGAAGTGGACGGTGGGCTGA
- a CDS encoding DNA topoisomerase IB, which translates to MRLRTSSCDGPGYKRIRCGRGFRYADATGEPLTDSGQLARIRSLTIPPAWRDVWICPWPNGHLQAVGTDDAGRRQYLYHEQFRTEQDRAKHEHVRQVARALPELRAKVATDLAGRGLSRARVTACAVRLLDLGFFRIGSDRHTRNSETYGLTTMLREHVSCGRGEITFNFPAKGGVEMVRALVDDQVNTVARALLRRPRGGDRFLVFHERGAWHDLHGDDLNEALRRLSGTDVTAKDFRTWHATVLAAVAVAVTHGTARATEASRRRQISRAVREVSHYLGNTPAVCRASYIDPQVFELFEQDVTVAPALTRLGEHGDFGRPATQGAVEAAVLDLLDGSCGRAAGAARVLPSKA; encoded by the coding sequence GTGAGGCTGCGCACGAGTTCCTGCGACGGCCCCGGCTACAAGCGCATCCGCTGCGGCCGGGGCTTCCGGTACGCCGACGCCACCGGCGAACCCCTCACCGATTCCGGGCAGCTGGCCCGGATCCGGTCCCTGACCATCCCGCCCGCCTGGCGCGACGTGTGGATCTGCCCCTGGCCCAACGGCCACCTGCAGGCCGTCGGCACCGACGACGCCGGCCGCCGCCAGTACCTGTACCACGAGCAGTTCCGGACGGAGCAGGACCGGGCCAAGCACGAACACGTGCGGCAGGTCGCGCGGGCCCTGCCCGAGCTGCGGGCCAAGGTCGCCACCGACCTGGCGGGGCGCGGGCTGAGCCGCGCGCGGGTCACCGCCTGCGCGGTGCGCCTGCTCGACCTCGGGTTCTTCCGCATCGGCAGCGACCGGCACACCCGCAACAGCGAGACCTACGGCCTGACGACGATGCTGCGCGAGCACGTCAGCTGCGGCCGGGGCGAGATCACGTTCAACTTCCCCGCCAAGGGCGGCGTCGAGATGGTGCGGGCCCTGGTCGACGACCAGGTGAACACCGTGGCGCGGGCCCTGCTGCGCCGTCCGCGCGGCGGCGACCGCTTCCTGGTCTTCCACGAGCGCGGCGCCTGGCACGACCTGCACGGCGACGACCTGAACGAGGCGCTGCGCCGGCTGTCCGGCACGGACGTCACGGCGAAGGACTTCCGCACCTGGCACGCCACGGTGCTCGCCGCCGTGGCCGTCGCCGTCACCCACGGGACGGCCCGGGCCACCGAGGCCTCCCGGCGCCGGCAGATCAGCCGCGCGGTCCGCGAGGTCAGCCACTACCTCGGCAACACCCCCGCGGTGTGCCGGGCCTCCTACATCGACCCGCAGGTCTTCGAGCTGTTCGAGCAGGACGTCACCGTCGCCCCCGCGCTCACCCGGCTGGGCGAACACGGGGACTTCGGGCGTCCGGCCACGCAGGGAGCCGTCGAGGCGGCGGTGCTCGACCTCCTCGACGGCTCCTGCGGACGAGCCGCCGGAGCGGCCCGCGTTCTACCCTCGAAGGCATGA
- a CDS encoding SDR family oxidoreductase — translation MPDSASVPAGRPRAAVVTGADSGIGRATAVRLAREGLDVGITWHSDREGAERTAEEIRATGRRTALARLDLTRLPEAADAVDELCAALGRVDVLVNNAGTGTMTPFLDLGLEDVRKVLDVDLVGPFLCGQRAARHMIRQGDGGRIVNVTSVHEHQPRVGAAPYCAAKGGLGLLTQVMALELAEHGITVNAVAPGEIATPMTGQEDTDVHTERRPGVPLGRPGDAREVAAVIAFLAGPDASYVTGASWSVDGGMLRMGPQAGSHLTSDDWRRP, via the coding sequence ATGCCCGATTCCGCTTCCGTTCCCGCCGGGCGGCCGAGGGCGGCCGTGGTCACCGGCGCCGACTCCGGCATCGGCCGCGCCACCGCCGTACGCCTGGCCCGGGAGGGCCTGGACGTCGGCATCACCTGGCACAGCGACCGCGAGGGCGCCGAACGGACGGCGGAGGAGATCCGCGCGACCGGCCGCCGGACCGCGCTCGCGCGGCTGGACCTGACCCGGCTGCCCGAGGCGGCGGACGCCGTGGACGAGCTGTGCGCGGCCCTGGGCCGGGTCGACGTGCTGGTCAACAACGCCGGCACGGGCACCATGACCCCGTTCCTCGACCTCGGTCTGGAGGATGTGCGGAAGGTGCTCGACGTGGACCTCGTCGGCCCGTTCCTGTGCGGGCAGCGCGCGGCGCGGCACATGATCCGGCAGGGCGACGGCGGCCGGATCGTCAACGTCACCTCCGTCCACGAGCACCAGCCCCGCGTCGGTGCCGCCCCCTACTGCGCGGCCAAGGGCGGCCTCGGCCTGCTCACCCAGGTCATGGCCCTGGAACTCGCCGAGCACGGCATCACGGTGAACGCGGTCGCGCCGGGGGAGATCGCCACCCCGATGACCGGCCAGGAGGACACCGACGTGCACACCGAGCGCCGTCCCGGCGTCCCCCTCGGCCGCCCCGGTGACGCCCGCGAGGTCGCCGCCGTCATCGCCTTCCTCGCGGGCCCGGACGCCTCCTACGTCACCGGTGCCTCCTGGAGCGTCGACGGCGGCATGCTCCGCATGGGCCCGCAGGCCGGCTCGCACCTGACGAGCGACGACTGGCGCCGTCCGTGA